One genomic segment of Desulfomicrobium sp. ZS1 includes these proteins:
- a CDS encoding proline--tRNA ligase — protein MLFSKFYVPTLKETPAEAEVISHKLLLRAGMIRKLTSGIYTYMPLGLRAINKVASIVREEMNRAGAQEISMPMVQPADLWQESGRWDFYGKELLRLKDRNGRDYCLGPTHEEVITDLVRGEVRSYRQLPINLYQIQTKFRDEIRPRFGLMRGREFIMKDAYSFDKDDEGVNASYQAMYDAYTRVFTRLGLEFRAVSADSGAIGGSFSHEFMVLADTGEDTLAVCTSCSYAANLEKAETKSQPMCTTTCAAFEQVATPGKHTVEDVAGFLAVATTQVMKTLLFDVDGKSVAVLLRGDREVNDVKLKNLLGATSVELATPEQVVAWTGAPVGFAGPVGLKVDAIYADHEIAAGTDFVCGANAADTHLLHVDPRRDIILSTDAAPTGYADLRSITLDDPCPACGGSLTMPKGIEVGHVFKLGTKYSKSMNATFLDENGKEQLLIMGCYGIGVSRVVAACIEQNNDANGMIFPPSIAPFEITILAMSTKDEKVMAKGREIHDWLESQGIDTLFDDRDERPGVKFNEADLLGSPMQIVIGGKGLEKGVLEVKNRKTGEKRELPVAEWQNAVLEWRKEVMKEWGLA, from the coding sequence GAGGTGATCAGCCACAAGCTTCTGCTGCGCGCGGGCATGATCCGCAAGCTGACCAGCGGCATCTACACCTACATGCCGCTTGGCCTTCGCGCCATCAACAAGGTCGCCAGCATCGTGCGCGAGGAGATGAACCGGGCCGGGGCCCAGGAAATTTCCATGCCCATGGTGCAGCCGGCCGATCTGTGGCAGGAGAGCGGGCGCTGGGATTTCTACGGCAAGGAGCTCCTGCGCCTCAAAGACCGCAACGGCCGCGACTACTGCCTCGGACCCACGCACGAGGAGGTCATCACCGATCTTGTACGTGGCGAGGTCCGCTCCTACCGTCAGCTGCCCATCAACCTGTACCAGATCCAGACCAAGTTCCGGGACGAGATCCGGCCCCGCTTCGGCCTCATGCGCGGCCGTGAGTTCATCATGAAGGACGCCTATTCCTTCGACAAGGACGATGAGGGCGTGAACGCCAGCTACCAGGCCATGTACGACGCCTACACCCGCGTCTTCACTCGTTTGGGCCTGGAATTTCGGGCCGTTAGCGCAGACTCCGGCGCCATCGGCGGCAGTTTTTCCCATGAGTTTATGGTGCTGGCCGACACCGGCGAGGACACCCTGGCTGTGTGCACGTCCTGCTCCTACGCCGCCAACCTGGAGAAGGCCGAAACAAAGTCCCAGCCCATGTGCACGACTACCTGCGCCGCGTTCGAGCAGGTGGCTACTCCGGGTAAGCACACGGTGGAAGACGTGGCCGGATTTTTGGCCGTGGCTACGACCCAGGTCATGAAGACCCTGCTCTTCGACGTGGACGGCAAATCCGTGGCCGTGCTGCTGCGCGGTGACCGCGAAGTCAATGACGTGAAGTTGAAAAACCTTCTCGGTGCGACCAGCGTCGAGCTGGCCACCCCGGAACAGGTCGTGGCCTGGACCGGCGCGCCCGTGGGCTTTGCCGGACCGGTGGGCCTCAAGGTCGACGCCATCTACGCAGACCATGAAATCGCGGCAGGCACGGACTTTGTCTGCGGAGCCAACGCCGCTGACACGCACCTCCTCCACGTCGACCCGCGCCGCGACATCATCTTGTCCACGGACGCCGCCCCCACGGGCTACGCGGACCTGCGCTCCATCACCCTGGACGACCCCTGCCCGGCCTGTGGCGGCTCCCTGACCATGCCCAAGGGCATCGAGGTCGGCCACGTCTTCAAGCTCGGCACCAAGTATTCCAAATCCATGAACGCGACCTTCCTGGACGAGAACGGTAAGGAACAGCTCCTTATAATGGGCTGCTACGGCATCGGCGTCAGCCGCGTGGTCGCGGCCTGCATCGAGCAGAACAATGACGCGAACGGCATGATCTTCCCGCCGTCCATCGCGCCCTTTGAAATCACCATCCTGGCCATGTCCACCAAGGACGAAAAGGTCATGGCCAAAGGCCGTGAAATCCACGACTGGCTCGAATCCCAAGGCATCGACACCCTCTTCGACGACCGCGACGAGCGCCCCGGCGTAAAGTTCAACGAAGCGGACCTGCTCGGTTCCCCCATGCAGATCGTCATCGGTGGCAAGGGGCTGGAAAAGGGCGTGCTGGAGGTGAAGAACCGCAAGACGGGCGAGAAGAGGGAGCTGCCCGTGGCGGAGTGGCAGAATGCGGTTCTGGAATGGAGGAAGGAAGTGATGAAGGAGTGGGGGCTGGCGTAG